Proteins encoded within one genomic window of Empedobacter falsenii:
- a CDS encoding porin, whose amino-acid sequence MKKILAFGAFILGLNVQAQNDSIQKLKLSGYAEVYYTYDFNQPKNNQLPNYLYSFNRHNEMNLNFGTIQLQYNDERVRGNLALMAGTYAQSNLAAEPDGLRNIYEANIGIKLSKNKNLWLDAGIMPSHIGFESAIGANVATLTRSIQAENSPYFSTGVKLSYISPNNKWAMSLHYLNGWQRIKRLDGNSTPAFGHQITYTPNEKFSINSSSFIGSDTPDSLRQMRYFHHLYAVFKPIKKLSITAGFDIGAQQKSKGSDSYNIWYSPILVGQYTFNEKWSATARAEYYADEKGVIISTNTQNGFKTVGFSLNLDHYFTNNLMWRIEIRSFSSKDDIYFRNDKNISNETFLTTSLALKL is encoded by the coding sequence ATGAAAAAAATACTTGCTTTTGGTGCTTTTATTTTGGGTTTAAATGTTCAAGCTCAAAACGATTCTATTCAGAAATTAAAACTTTCTGGCTATGCAGAAGTTTATTATACCTACGATTTTAATCAACCAAAAAACAATCAGCTTCCTAATTATTTGTATTCGTTTAATCGACACAATGAGATGAATTTAAACTTCGGTACAATTCAATTGCAATATAATGATGAACGAGTTCGAGGAAATCTTGCTTTAATGGCAGGAACTTATGCGCAATCAAATCTTGCTGCAGAACCTGATGGTTTAAGAAATATTTACGAAGCAAATATCGGTATCAAACTTTCAAAGAATAAAAATTTATGGCTAGATGCAGGTATTATGCCTTCTCACATTGGATTTGAAAGCGCAATTGGTGCTAATGTTGCAACACTTACACGAAGTATTCAGGCAGAGAATTCACCGTATTTTTCAACTGGCGTTAAGCTGAGTTATATTTCACCTAATAACAAATGGGCAATGAGTTTGCATTATTTAAATGGTTGGCAACGTATCAAGCGTCTTGATGGTAATTCTACACCAGCTTTTGGACATCAAATTACTTACACACCAAATGAAAAATTTTCGATCAACAGCAGTTCGTTTATTGGTAGCGATACTCCTGATTCTTTGCGTCAAATGCGTTATTTCCATCATCTTTATGCTGTTTTTAAACCTATTAAAAAGCTTTCAATAACCGCAGGTTTTGATATTGGTGCACAACAAAAATCGAAAGGATCAGACAGTTATAATATTTGGTACAGTCCTATTTTAGTTGGGCAATATACATTCAATGAAAAATGGTCTGCAACTGCACGTGCCGAATATTATGCTGACGAAAAAGGTGTAATAATCTCAACGAATACACAAAATGGTTTCAAAACAGTTGGTTTTTCTTTGAATTTAGATCATTATTTTACAAATAATTTGATGTGGAGAATAGAAATTAGAAGTTTTTCGAGTAAGGATGATATCTATTTTCGAAATGATAAAAATATATCGAATGAAACATTTTTGACAACTTCTTTAGCATTAAAATTATAA
- a CDS encoding sensor protein KdpD has protein sequence MEKETQHTAEDFLALIRKSKRGKFKVYIGMCAGVGKSYRMLQEAHELQKNKIDVKIGYIETHKRAETENLVVGLTIIPRKVIYYKGKSVEEMDLEEILRQRPEIVIVDELAHSNVFGSKHAKRWQDVMEILDAGINVISAVNIQHLESLNNSISEITSIDVSERIPDIILEQADEIVNIDLTADDLIERLKTGKIYPKDKIQMALNNFFIPSNILQLRELALKEVASHVEKKVETEYVSSVYAKPSRFLACISSNDKNAKTVIRKTARLAGYYNSRWFVLYVETPKEHPNKIALDKQRHLINNLKLATELGAEIVKVKNQRVSTAIIQQIELRNITTVCLGKPKLNLIQIILATNVFNQLLKKLSSLHVDVIILSK, from the coding sequence ATGGAAAAAGAAACACAACATACAGCAGAAGACTTTCTTGCCTTGATTCGGAAATCGAAACGAGGCAAGTTTAAGGTGTATATTGGAATGTGCGCCGGCGTTGGAAAATCTTATCGTATGTTGCAAGAAGCACACGAATTGCAAAAAAATAAGATTGATGTAAAAATTGGATATATCGAAACCCATAAGCGAGCCGAAACAGAAAATCTTGTTGTAGGATTAACCATAATTCCACGAAAAGTAATTTACTACAAAGGTAAATCTGTCGAAGAAATGGATTTGGAAGAAATCCTAAGACAAAGACCCGAAATTGTTATTGTGGACGAATTGGCGCATTCTAATGTTTTTGGAAGCAAACATGCGAAACGCTGGCAAGATGTTATGGAAATTTTAGATGCTGGTATCAATGTTATTTCTGCTGTAAATATTCAACATTTAGAAAGTTTGAATAATAGTATTTCGGAGATTACCTCGATTGACGTTTCGGAAAGAATTCCTGATATAATTTTGGAACAAGCAGATGAGATTGTAAATATTGATTTAACAGCAGATGATTTAATTGAACGATTAAAAACAGGGAAAATTTATCCGAAAGATAAAATTCAAATGGCTTTAAATAACTTTTTTATTCCTTCAAATATTTTACAATTACGTGAATTGGCTTTAAAAGAAGTTGCTTCTCATGTAGAAAAAAAGGTTGAAACCGAATATGTATCATCTGTTTATGCAAAACCGTCGCGTTTTTTGGCATGCATTAGTAGCAATGATAAAAATGCCAAAACTGTTATTCGAAAAACCGCTCGTTTGGCTGGATATTATAATTCACGTTGGTTTGTATTGTACGTAGAAACGCCAAAAGAACATCCTAATAAAATTGCCTTGGACAAACAACGACATCTCATCAATAATTTAAAATTAGCTACAGAATTAGGTGCTGAAATTGTTAAGGTAAAGAATCAACGGGTTTCTACAGCTATCATTCAACAAATTGAATTGCGAAATATTACCACTGTTTGTTTGGGAAAACCAAAGTTAAATTTAATCCAGATTATTTTGGCTACGAATGTATTTAATCAATTACTAAAAAAACTATCTTCGTTACATGTTGATGTGATTATTTTATCAAAATGA
- a CDS encoding HAMP domain-containing sensor histidine kinase, with translation MRIKTKLRLGLGLLFLLIVLLAAVATRSIYSLKNDTQNILHDNYNSLIYAKSMMRNLNDAENFNSKSFEKQLANQELNATEQGEKELNQQIRDKFDAYKEGNHSPELLKDVRISLLEMMEMNMQAIEIKSEFAEKTANQAILLIIFTGIACIFIAFNSLIKIPSNIANPIQKLTNSIKEIASNNYKERVYLDKKDEFGDLAQSFNTMASKLEEYNESHLATILKQKTRMETLINNMHDVVIGLDEQMQVIFANNEAVKVTGLSAKQMVNKAGKDLALHNDLIRLLLQNIETEIIKDEKPLQIVVDEKEQFFTKEIFHIEIIPTGETIKQVVGHVIILRNITEFKELDAAKTRFIATVSHEFKTPISSMEMSLQLLRNKQIGTLNEEQNDLVTSIDDDVHRLLRITKELLNLTQIESGTIQMNKTEVFPIEIVENAVKANQTLAEQKHLIIETNIPNHLESIKVDLEKTAWVLSNLISNAIHYSHENARIWITIEQTTTETSFKVKDEGIGIPTEFLPKVFDRYFRVPGTHKEGTGLGLAISKEFIEAQKGTLDVFSEYGVGSEFVMKLSQKEYS, from the coding sequence ATGAGAATTAAAACTAAACTTCGCTTAGGATTAGGCTTGCTGTTTTTATTGATTGTATTATTGGCAGCTGTAGCAACTAGGTCTATTTATTCATTGAAAAATGATACACAAAATATTTTGCATGATAATTACAACTCGTTGATTTATGCAAAAAGTATGATGCGAAATTTAAATGATGCGGAAAACTTTAATTCCAAATCGTTTGAAAAGCAATTAGCAAATCAAGAATTAAACGCAACAGAACAAGGTGAAAAAGAATTGAATCAACAGATTCGAGATAAATTTGATGCTTATAAAGAAGGAAATCATTCTCCAGAACTATTAAAAGATGTTAGAATTTCGCTTTTAGAAATGATGGAAATGAATATGCAAGCCATAGAAATTAAAAGTGAATTTGCTGAAAAGACCGCTAATCAAGCCATTTTATTAATCATTTTCACAGGTATCGCATGTATTTTTATAGCCTTTAATTCTTTGATTAAAATTCCGTCTAATATTGCAAATCCTATTCAGAAATTAACGAATAGTATCAAGGAAATTGCTTCAAATAATTACAAAGAGCGTGTCTATTTAGACAAAAAAGATGAGTTTGGCGATTTAGCGCAATCTTTTAACACCATGGCTTCTAAATTAGAAGAATACAACGAAAGTCATTTAGCAACTATTCTTAAACAAAAAACAAGAATGGAAACGCTGATTAATAATATGCACGATGTTGTAATTGGTTTGGATGAACAAATGCAAGTAATTTTCGCGAATAATGAAGCTGTAAAAGTAACAGGATTATCTGCTAAACAAATGGTAAATAAGGCAGGTAAAGATTTGGCTTTGCACAATGATTTGATTCGATTGTTATTGCAAAATATCGAAACAGAAATTATAAAAGACGAAAAACCTTTGCAAATTGTAGTGGATGAAAAAGAACAATTTTTTACCAAAGAAATTTTTCATATCGAAATAATTCCAACAGGAGAAACGATAAAACAAGTTGTTGGGCATGTGATCATTCTTAGAAACATTACCGAATTTAAAGAACTAGATGCAGCCAAAACACGATTTATTGCTACAGTTTCGCATGAATTTAAAACGCCTATTTCATCTATGGAAATGAGTTTGCAATTGCTTCGAAATAAGCAAATAGGAACATTAAACGAAGAACAAAATGATTTGGTAACTAGTATTGACGATGATGTACATCGTTTATTGCGAATAACAAAAGAATTACTCAACTTAACACAGATAGAAAGTGGTACAATTCAAATGAATAAAACAGAAGTTTTCCCTATCGAAATTGTAGAAAATGCAGTTAAAGCCAATCAAACTTTAGCTGAACAAAAGCATTTAATCATAGAAACGAATATTCCAAATCATTTAGAATCTATAAAAGTTGATCTTGAAAAAACAGCTTGGGTTTTATCAAATCTAATCTCAAATGCAATACATTATTCTCACGAAAATGCTCGAATTTGGATTACTATTGAACAAACAACAACCGAAACATCCTTCAAAGTTAAAGACGAAGGAATTGGGATTCCAACCGAATTTTTACCCAAAGTTTTCGACCGCTATTTTCGTGTACCAGGCACTCACAAAGAAGGTACAGGTTTAGGATTGGCTATTAGCAAAGAATTTATCGAAGCTCAAAAAGGAACGTTGGATGTATTTAGCGAATATGGCGTTGGAAGCGAATTCGTGATGAAGTTATCACAAAAAGAATATTCATAA
- a CDS encoding C1q-like domain-containing protein, whose product MIKDLKKRLLLLFFFGSTFSLFAQIGINTKDVKGAFHVDGKIDNFSTPTNEQANNDFVVTTNGNIGVGTITPVTKLDLRSTSNSNNALGIGFTSRTAESVGAGVIRYVNTSGGKLQISDGIQWMDIYSVPKKSFVVARIRTADKAIKFTYNTATIIAGWEITNDISNNFNATTGEFVAPRDGVYTFSFAYDFVQEGNAFLANSSVESQFVKNTNVIEVKCLKTYGKSTRGAQAGGSCVSSMKLKQNDKVVVKLLQKIDNSTSGGRGLRSDAVVNKPNFGFNNLTIVEQ is encoded by the coding sequence ATGATCAAAGACCTTAAAAAAAGATTACTTCTTTTATTTTTTTTTGGTAGTACTTTCAGTTTATTCGCTCAGATAGGAATTAATACAAAAGATGTAAAAGGGGCATTTCATGTGGATGGAAAGATAGACAATTTTAGTACACCTACTAATGAACAAGCCAATAATGACTTTGTAGTAACAACGAATGGAAATATAGGAGTAGGGACGATAACACCTGTTACAAAACTTGATCTAAGATCAACTTCTAACTCTAATAATGCTTTGGGTATTGGTTTTACATCTAGAACAGCAGAGTCAGTAGGAGCAGGAGTTATTCGTTATGTTAATACTTCTGGAGGAAAGTTGCAAATTTCTGATGGTATTCAATGGATGGATATTTATTCTGTTCCAAAGAAATCGTTTGTAGTGGCGAGAATTAGGACTGCAGATAAAGCAATTAAGTTTACTTATAATACTGCAACTATAATCGCTGGTTGGGAGATTACAAATGATATTTCTAATAATTTTAATGCTACAACTGGTGAGTTTGTTGCTCCTAGAGATGGCGTTTATACTTTTAGTTTTGCTTATGATTTTGTTCAAGAAGGGAATGCATTCTTGGCAAATAGTTCGGTTGAGAGTCAGTTTGTGAAAAATACTAATGTAATTGAAGTAAAATGTTTAAAAACATATGGTAAATCAACAAGAGGAGCTCAAGCTGGAGGAAGCTGCGTAAGTAGTATGAAATTAAAACAAAATGATAAGGTAGTTGTAAAATTGCTACAAAAGATTGACAACTCTACGAGTGGAGGGAGAGGTCTTCGCTCGGATGCTGTAGTAAATAAGCCCAATTTTGGATTCAATAATTTGACAATTGTAGAGCAGTAA
- a CDS encoding helix-turn-helix domain-containing protein yields the protein MKKTLYFFMVLFCSVISAQKSEYIYEKLRTELTTSPNEFFKNIEKEKLNALASQDLKLVTKLDYLKGFGYYLNNNADSCVFYANEAINRAEHISYIEGEAMGLRLLGTQYAKMGLLSESDSALDKGLVLIKHLDNEEANDLIGSLFASKLVLMDDTVNLEEKLNVAKKSIDSYERLKSLKRKKEVLPSAYTNVSYMYTKLEKYDSAYNYSKKAISIVDPSDKYMNAAIYHDLGLIFLRKHEYSKAINYLEKALDYCKSTDFLSKKQEILKRLVEAYTGLGDYKKANEVNEEFMELTHEIDKSAKTAVSSVVQQKNSKINSLTKYEKLFYIGLISFLLVTVSTIIWFYTKRRTKISDDNSIDLTEKEDSFSINDSTKNKIIEELKKFEKEEGFIDQHITLYHLSNKIGCNTKYLSRTIKEEYGKSFSNYINELRIEYLLEKLKNEESFLNYKISHLSKLAGFSSDPTFIKAFQKKTGMNPSEYLKLNK from the coding sequence ATGAAAAAGACTCTTTACTTTTTTATGGTATTATTCTGTTCTGTAATTTCTGCTCAAAAATCTGAATATATTTATGAAAAACTGCGAACAGAATTAACTACTTCTCCTAATGAATTCTTTAAAAATATTGAAAAAGAAAAATTAAATGCATTAGCCTCGCAAGATTTAAAATTGGTAACAAAGCTAGATTATTTGAAAGGTTTTGGCTATTATTTGAATAATAATGCCGATTCATGTGTCTTCTACGCGAATGAAGCTATAAATAGAGCAGAGCATATTTCTTATATAGAAGGAGAAGCAATGGGATTGCGACTTCTGGGGACTCAGTATGCGAAAATGGGATTGTTAAGTGAGTCTGATTCTGCTTTAGATAAAGGGTTGGTATTAATAAAACATCTAGATAATGAGGAAGCAAATGATTTAATAGGAAGTCTGTTTGCTTCAAAACTTGTTTTAATGGATGATACTGTAAATCTAGAAGAAAAACTAAATGTTGCTAAAAAATCTATCGATTCTTATGAACGTTTAAAGTCATTAAAGAGGAAAAAAGAAGTTTTGCCATCTGCTTATACAAATGTAAGTTATATGTATACAAAATTGGAAAAGTACGATTCTGCATATAATTACTCAAAAAAAGCTATATCTATAGTAGATCCTTCTGATAAGTATATGAATGCAGCAATATATCATGATTTAGGTTTGATTTTTTTGAGAAAACATGAGTATAGTAAAGCGATAAATTACTTAGAAAAAGCATTGGATTATTGTAAATCAACAGACTTTTTAAGTAAGAAACAAGAAATTCTAAAAAGATTGGTTGAAGCTTATACTGGGTTAGGAGATTATAAGAAGGCAAATGAAGTGAACGAAGAGTTTATGGAATTGACTCATGAAATAGATAAGTCAGCAAAAACTGCTGTAAGTTCAGTTGTTCAACAAAAAAATTCTAAAATAAATAGTTTGACAAAGTATGAAAAACTGTTTTATATTGGTTTAATCTCCTTTCTACTTGTAACTGTTTCAACAATAATTTGGTTTTATACTAAAAGAAGAACTAAAATTTCAGATGATAATTCTATTGATTTAACTGAAAAAGAAGATTCGTTTTCGATTAATGATTCAACAAAAAATAAAATTATTGAAGAATTGAAGAAATTCGAAAAAGAAGAAGGCTTTATCGATCAACATATTACTTTATATCATTTGTCTAATAAAATAGGATGTAATACAAAATATCTTTCACGTACAATTAAAGAAGAATACGGAAAGAGTTTCTCAAACTATATTAATGAACTTAGAATTGAATATTTACTCGAAAAGTTGAAAAATGAAGAATCTTTTCTAAATTATAAAATAAGTCACTTATCTAAGTTAGCTGGTTTTTCATCTGATCCTACTTTTATAAAGGCATTTCAAAAGAAAACAGGAATGAACCCTTCCGAATATTTAAAACTGAATAAATAA
- a CDS encoding DUF4280 domain-containing protein yields MAESYVPQDTMAICTMMTNGAPQMIKTTTPSNVMYSTKTQPFLTMSDNKLGGSFACKKPAKLWGGLQTLALGIALGAAIVLTGGAAAVVIIAACAVSVVAGGVALFKMAHDCDATLSIKWSESHKKVRFNQDFALLNRSFLDCPQKGKITIIMDPVIAQKAADFITNNNTKEYLWQAGSQFVMGFIGGVTAGTSAVAVGVSAIISGVMYFPSEWLGDTDWGGENVATASTASAMATDGVTATTGAGLSAAGVTTEVGGTIINKNVGNAVGGAVQHAAGEATGNVSQSLTGALRNYIGHSGLKADKYQGYKGIAGFIANIAIGTYADKKENKLADETKRVAEDFNESDKSNGINVIALDV; encoded by the coding sequence ATGGCAGAATCTTATGTACCACAAGATACAATGGCAATTTGTACCATGATGACCAATGGCGCACCGCAGATGATAAAAACTACTACACCTAGTAACGTTATGTATAGCACCAAAACACAGCCCTTCTTAACCATGTCCGATAATAAATTAGGTGGATCTTTTGCCTGTAAAAAGCCTGCAAAACTTTGGGGTGGGTTACAAACCTTAGCATTAGGCATTGCCCTTGGTGCAGCAATAGTGCTTACAGGTGGTGCCGCAGCAGTGGTTATTATTGCTGCTTGCGCAGTAAGTGTTGTTGCAGGAGGTGTTGCCCTCTTTAAAATGGCACACGATTGTGATGCTACTTTAAGCATAAAATGGAGTGAATCTCATAAAAAAGTTCGTTTTAATCAAGATTTTGCTCTCCTTAATCGTTCTTTTTTAGATTGTCCGCAAAAAGGTAAAATTACAATTATCATGGATCCTGTAATAGCACAAAAAGCAGCAGATTTTATCACAAACAACAATACCAAAGAATATTTATGGCAAGCAGGCAGCCAATTTGTAATGGGGTTTATTGGCGGGGTTACAGCGGGTACAAGTGCAGTAGCAGTTGGTGTTTCTGCGATAATATCTGGGGTAATGTATTTTCCGAGCGAGTGGCTTGGTGACACCGATTGGGGTGGCGAAAATGTAGCTACTGCAAGTACGGCTTCTGCTATGGCAACCGACGGGGTAACTGCTACAACGGGTGCAGGTCTTTCTGCAGCAGGTGTTACAACCGAAGTTGGTGGTACCATTATCAATAAAAATGTAGGTAATGCAGTGGGTGGTGCAGTGCAACATGCAGCAGGAGAAGCTACAGGTAATGTATCGCAAAGTTTAACAGGTGCTTTGCGTAATTATATAGGGCATAGTGGATTAAAAGCTGATAAATACCAAGGTTACAAAGGAATAGCCGGTTTTATAGCCAATATTGCCATTGGTACCTATGCCGATAAAAAAGAAAATAAATTGGCTGATGAAACAAAAAGAGTTGCAGAAGACTTTAATGAATCTGATAAGAGTAATGGTATTAATGTAATTGCTTTAGATGTTTAA